A portion of the Algisphaera agarilytica genome contains these proteins:
- a CDS encoding PhzF family phenazine biosynthesis protein: MPLPMYVVDAFTDQPFAGNPAGVCVLDGAGWPGEAWMQNVAAEMKHSETAFLLRPVGDGAWRIRYFTPAVEVALCGHATLGSAHALWDQGHALVDEPIIFQTHEGKSLTCERTVDGAIRMDFPADPPSDTEPPVGLLEALRLDADHIDDTATARGRFDVLVRLDNAEAVKVVSPDFVALGRIAVRGVLVTAPSGTTPDSRPADFTSRFFAPASGIDEDPVTGSAHCLLGPYWAQRLGKDELLAHQASPRGGVLGVRVRGDRVGLTGRAVTVMVGEWHAPPPSAG; the protein is encoded by the coding sequence ATGCCCCTACCGATGTACGTCGTCGATGCGTTTACCGATCAACCCTTCGCGGGCAACCCGGCGGGGGTTTGTGTGCTGGACGGGGCCGGCTGGCCGGGCGAAGCGTGGATGCAGAATGTGGCGGCGGAGATGAAACACTCCGAGACCGCGTTCCTGTTGCGTCCGGTCGGCGACGGTGCTTGGCGCATCCGATACTTCACGCCCGCGGTTGAGGTCGCGTTATGCGGCCACGCCACCCTCGGCAGCGCCCATGCGCTGTGGGACCAGGGCCACGCCTTGGTCGACGAGCCGATCATCTTCCAGACCCACGAGGGCAAGTCGCTGACCTGCGAGCGCACCGTCGACGGCGCGATCCGCATGGATTTCCCCGCCGACCCGCCTTCGGACACCGAGCCGCCCGTGGGCTTGCTCGAAGCGCTGAGGTTAGATGCGGACCACATCGACGATACCGCGACCGCGCGTGGCCGGTTCGATGTGTTGGTCCGTCTCGACAACGCCGAAGCGGTCAAGGTGGTGAGCCCGGATTTCGTGGCGCTGGGTCGGATCGCGGTGCGCGGCGTATTGGTGACCGCGCCCAGCGGCACCACGCCCGACAGCCGACCCGCCGACTTCACCTCCCGCTTCTTCGCCCCGGCCTCGGGCATCGACGAAGACCCCGTCACCGGCTCGGCCCACTGCCTGCTCGGGCCGTATTGGGCGCAGCGTCTCGGCAAGGACGAACTGCTGGCTCATCAGGCCTCGCCGCGCGGCGGGGTGCTGGGGGTCCGCGTCCGGGGCGATCGGGTCGGACTCACCGGCCGGGCCGTGACCGTCATGGTGGGCGAGTGGCACGCGCCGCCCCCGAGCGCGGGCTGA
- a CDS encoding DUF4914 family protein: protein MSIAQMPNITLSHSAMSVLEEAKSVTFFSSVEEIVEAAVPEDQVDPAGYFTVGYDVDGEFVPEVKVCRVKNGIAGNYLEPYMRRRDAQCMCIADDRATDKPTFKGRFGKDFEETRQDTFAWLKTQDLACFFFNAGRTGKGLPALVIAPANAGFFAMGLAMLQGIIPIEEIEKQGDQYNHTAIIYIAPPFRHTHFDGKQVVVHNRRDGLHELYSYNLYPGPSAKKGVYGMLLTLGEKADWTTAHCSTVQVVTPYDNTITIMHEGASGGGKSEMLEQMHREADGRLRLGTNTVNGENRYVALPRGCELNPVTDDMALCHPDLQSATSGNEKKLTLTDAEAAWFLRVNHITHYGTDPHLEKITIHPKDPLLFLNINATPGSTAMIWDHIEDEPGVPCPNPRVVFPRDNYPGIVSEPVTVDIRSFGVRCPPCTSDHPTYGIMGIFHLLPPSLAWLWRLVAPRGHGNPSIVDEGGMTSEGVGSYWPFATGRKVDQANILLHQVLNTSDTMFILCPNQHIGCWETGFAPQWIAREYLSRRGANPFAPEKVLDARCPLLGKTPRTIQVEGQTIGHWFLQVETQPEVGEEGYDKGAEILTEFFHEQIKQFLSDDLDAKGREIIEACLDGATVADYEKLSIV from the coding sequence ATGTCCATCGCGCAGATGCCCAACATCACCCTCTCCCACTCGGCCATGTCGGTGCTCGAAGAGGCCAAGTCGGTCACCTTCTTCAGCAGCGTCGAAGAAATCGTGGAAGCCGCCGTGCCCGAGGATCAGGTCGACCCGGCGGGCTACTTCACCGTCGGCTACGACGTCGACGGCGAGTTTGTCCCCGAAGTGAAGGTCTGCCGCGTCAAGAACGGCATCGCCGGCAACTACCTCGAGCCATACATGCGTCGCCGCGACGCGCAGTGCATGTGCATCGCCGACGACCGCGCCACCGACAAGCCCACCTTCAAGGGCCGCTTCGGCAAAGACTTTGAAGAGACCCGCCAAGACACCTTCGCCTGGCTCAAGACCCAGGACCTCGCCTGCTTCTTCTTCAACGCCGGCCGCACCGGCAAGGGCCTGCCCGCCCTTGTGATCGCCCCCGCCAATGCCGGCTTCTTCGCCATGGGCCTGGCCATGCTCCAGGGCATCATCCCCATCGAAGAGATCGAGAAGCAGGGCGACCAGTACAACCACACCGCGATCATCTACATCGCCCCGCCCTTCCGCCACACCCACTTCGACGGCAAGCAGGTCGTCGTCCACAACCGCCGCGACGGTCTGCACGAGCTGTACTCCTACAACCTCTACCCCGGGCCTTCGGCCAAGAAGGGTGTCTACGGCATGCTCCTGACGCTCGGCGAAAAGGCCGACTGGACCACCGCCCACTGCTCGACCGTCCAGGTCGTCACCCCCTACGACAACACCATCACCATCATGCACGAGGGTGCATCCGGCGGCGGCAAGTCCGAGATGCTCGAACAGATGCACCGCGAGGCCGACGGCCGACTGCGTCTGGGCACCAACACCGTCAACGGCGAAAACCGCTACGTCGCCCTGCCCCGCGGCTGCGAGCTCAACCCCGTCACCGACGACATGGCTCTCTGCCACCCCGACCTGCAGAGCGCCACCTCCGGCAACGAGAAGAAGCTCACCCTTACCGACGCCGAGGCCGCCTGGTTCCTCCGCGTGAACCACATCACGCACTACGGCACCGACCCGCACCTCGAAAAGATCACCATCCACCCCAAGGACCCGCTGCTGTTCCTGAACATCAACGCCACCCCCGGCAGCACCGCGATGATCTGGGACCACATCGAAGACGAGCCCGGCGTGCCCTGCCCCAACCCCCGCGTGGTCTTCCCCCGCGACAACTACCCCGGCATCGTCAGCGAACCCGTCACCGTGGACATCCGCAGCTTCGGCGTGCGTTGCCCCCCTTGCACCAGCGATCATCCGACCTACGGCATCATGGGCATCTTCCACTTGCTGCCCCCGTCGCTGGCGTGGCTGTGGCGCCTGGTCGCCCCCCGCGGCCACGGCAACCCGTCCATCGTCGACGAAGGCGGTATGACCTCCGAAGGCGTCGGCAGCTACTGGCCGTTCGCCACCGGCCGAAAGGTCGACCAGGCCAACATCCTGCTCCACCAGGTGCTGAACACGTCCGACACCATGTTCATCCTCTGCCCCAACCAGCACATCGGCTGCTGGGAGACCGGCTTCGCGCCGCAGTGGATCGCCCGTGAGTACCTCTCGCGTCGCGGAGCCAACCCATTCGCCCCCGAGAAGGTCCTCGACGCCCGCTGCCCCCTGCTCGGCAAGACGCCCCGTACCATCCAGGTCGAAGGCCAAACCATCGGCCACTGGTTCCTCCAGGTCGAAACCCAGCCCGAGGTCGGCGAAGAGGGCTACGACAAGGGCGCGGAGATCCTCACCGAGTTCTTCCACGAACAGATCAAGCAGTTCCTCAGCGACGACCTCGACGCCAAGGGCCGCGAGATCATCGAGGCCTGCCTCGACGGCGCCACCGTCGCCGACTACGAGAAGCTCTCGATCGTCTGA
- a CDS encoding NAD-binding protein translates to MAAPPSPAPRTAIVVGFGPVGRLVAEGLADAGFEVTILETNPKTVEQQRSLGRRVLLGDARLADDLIAAGIETADTMVLTMPNEEDALTACRVAHGIRPEVFISARTNFVSKGMLAMQNGADHVVVEELVTAEAMRKAIVDHWMPD, encoded by the coding sequence ATGGCCGCCCCCCCTTCTCCCGCACCCCGCACCGCGATCGTCGTCGGCTTCGGCCCGGTCGGTCGGCTCGTCGCCGAAGGGCTCGCAGACGCCGGCTTCGAAGTCACCATCCTCGAGACCAACCCCAAAACCGTCGAACAGCAACGCAGCCTCGGCCGGCGCGTACTCCTCGGCGACGCCCGCCTCGCCGACGACCTGATCGCCGCGGGCATCGAGACCGCCGACACCATGGTGCTCACCATGCCCAACGAGGAAGACGCGCTCACCGCCTGCCGCGTCGCCCACGGCATCCGCCCCGAGGTCTTTATCAGCGCCCGCACCAACTTCGTCAGCAAGGGCATGCTCGCCATGCAGAACGGCGCCGACCACGTCGTCGTCGAAGAACTCGTCACCGCCGAGGCGATGCGCAAAGCCATCGTCGATCACTGGATGCCGGATTGA